CTGTGCCCGGCGCTGAAAAGCCGAACCGTGATTTGGCTCAAGCTTGCCTGATTGCGCTCAAGCTCGACAAATAGCAATTCAGACACAGGTTGTCTTTCATCTCGATCCGTGGGGAGCAAGAATACTTGGCTCTGCCAGTCCAGCATGAAGACAACCGGGTCCCAATTGCCGCGACGCAAAGAGTTCCCATCCAAAGTCTCGTGCTTTTACGCCGCTTTCCCAGACAATCGGCCTTAATAGACAAATGCCTTGGAGGCGATATATATGCGCATCAATCTTGGCTGCCAGCTCCAGTTCAGCTTTCCACAAGAGACGCCAATGGTCGCGGTTCTGAACGTCCATTACTCCCACTTTGGCGACTTGGAACGTCCTGATTTTATGGTTTCTTCGCCAAGTGTACCGTTGGAAAGTTACCGGGATGGCTTCGGAAACTGGTGTACCAGACTGATCGCTCCCAGCGGTGACTTCGAACTGAAGACGGACGGGATCTTCCTCGATAAAGGGGAGCCCGATCCAATCGCGCTTGGCGCCATGCAATTTGATGTTCAGCATTTGCCTGCCGATACGCTGGTCTATCTATTGGGAAGCCTATATTGCGAAACAGATCTTCTGTCTGAAGAAGCCTGGCACCTGTTTGAGAATACCGCGCCCGGCTGGGCACGTGTTCAGGCCATATGTGACTTTGTCAACGACCATGTCACTTTTGGATACGAGCATGCACGTGCAACGCGTACCGCGTTTGAAACCATGACAGAATGCAAGGGTGTCTGTCGTGACTACACTCATCTTGCCATCACCCTTTGCCGCTGTCTCAACATACCTGTACGATATTGTACCGGCTATCTCAGTGATATCGGAGAACAAGCTCCCTATCCCCCCGGTGACTTCGCCGCTTGGATGGAAGTCTATCTCTCTGGCCGCTGGTGGGTTTTTGATCCGCGCAATAACACGCGGCGCATCGGCCGCATTTTGGTGGCGCGCGGACGGGATGCCGCGGACGTTCCCTTGACGCAGACTTTCGGCAAGAACACCCTGATGAATTTCACTGTCTGGGCTAATGAAGTTCAGGAAAATGAGGGGGAATGACGCTTCGTGTTCATGGCCCGAATTGAAGATCAGTCAAAATGAACTCCAAAACACTTTTTTCAAACAAAGGATAAACATGATGTCTTTCAAAGATCTGACAACCCGGGCTGCTGAAGCCGAAAAGACCAAAGAAACGGATGCAAAATTAAAAGACACAAAGGTCATACCTATCAGTGTTGGCCCCAAGAAAGCCGCCCAAGAGCAGCAGAAGCCAAAAGGCTGAACTTTCGCCTCTAGTCGGTGCGCGCAGACGATGAGTGCGCATCATTTCAACCGCATAAGCTTCTCTGGCCAATGCCATTGTTCAAAGATGCTCCGTGTAACGACGATCGAAGGAAAGAGCATGCCTGATCATAGCAACGGGTCCAACAATGAAGGGCCATGGAATCCCAGGGGGCGTTCAAACTCTGGCAATTTCAATGCTCTCTTCGGGCAGGCAGGCTCGCAGTTCGGAGACTTGTTTCCCAATGGCCCACCCTCCTTGCGCAATGTAATTATCGCTGGCGCCTTGATTCTGTCGGCATTGTTTGCGTGGTCATCATACTTCACGGTTCCTAGCGACTCGATTGCCGTCGTACAGCGATTTGGAAAATACTCTTCAGAAGTCCCTTCGGGTCTCCATTTCAAGCTTCCCTTCGGGATAGACATAGCAACGATTGTCCCGATCAAGCGCCAGTTGAAACAGGAATTTGGCTTCACCACACCGGGTGCCCACGATGCCTATCAAACCCCGACAGACGGTCGTCTGGAAACAGAAATGGTCACCGGAGATCTGAACGCAGCTCTGGTGGAATGGGTTCTGCAATACCGGATTTCGGACCCGGTCAAGTTCTTGTTTGAGGTGCGCGAACCCCGGGCGACCCTGCGCTATGTGTCTGAATCTGTCATGCGTGAGGTGGTAGGCGATCGCACGGTCGATGAAGTCATCACCATTGGGCGACAAGAAATTGAAAGTGAAGCCTTATTGAAGATGCAGGCGCTTTCGTCAAAATATGCAATGGGCATCAGCATCGATCAGGTCCAGCTCAAGAATATCAATCCTCCCGGTCCGGTTCAGTCTTCCTTTAACGAGGTGAACCAGGCTCAACAGGAAAAAGAGCGGCTGATCAATGAGGCGCGACGCGAATATAACAAGGTTATTCCCCTTGCTGAAGGCGAGAAGGATCAGCGGATCCGAGAAGCTGATGGATATCGGCTGAAACGCGTCAATGAAGCCGAGGGAGATGCTGCCCGGTTCTCCGCGCTCTATTCCGAATACAAGAAGGCTCCCGAGGTCACCCGCCGTCGGATTTATATAGAAACCATGCAGTCTGTTCTTCCTGGCATCAAGTCCAAGATCGTAGTCGATCAGACGACAGGTAGCATTTTGCCGCTTCTCAATCTTGGTAGTCAACAAGGAAGCCAGCCATGAAAATCACATCTGCAATTTTAGGACTGGTCGCCATTGCTTTGGTCTTTGCTGTCAGTGGGTCGTTATACACCGTCAGCGAAGTGGAACAGGCCATTGTTACCCAGTTTGGCAAGCCCGTGGGCGACCCGATCGTCACGGCCGGCTTGAAGATGAAAGTCCCCTTCATCCAGGAAGTCCATCCAATCGACCGTCGCGTTCTGGAATGGGATGGAAGTCCCTCCGATATGCCCACGAAGGACAAGCTCTATATATCGGTAGATCTCTTTGCGCGCTGGCGGATTGTCGAACCACTTCAGTATTTTCTGCGCTTGCGAGACGAGCGCAGCGCTCAGTCTCGCCTTGACGACATTCTTGGTAGTGAGACCCGCAATGCGGTTGCCAAGCATGAGCTTATCGAGATTATTCGAACGACCAAGGATCGAACCCCCTTGCGCGACACGCTCCTGACGGACGAGGAACGAGCGCAGGATATCGGCGCACTAGTGCCAATCAGCAAAGGCAGAGCCCTTGTGGAACGACAGATATTTGAGGCTGCGGCAGAGAAAGTTGGTGTCTTTGGTATTGAGCTTCTCGATATCCGCTTCAAGCGCATCAATTACAACGAAAGCGTTCGGCCAAAGATCTATGACCGCATGATATCCGAGCGACGCCAGATTGCTGAGCGCTTCCTGTCTGAGGGAAACGGCGAAGCGGCTCGCATTCGAGGTAATCGCGTTAGAGATTTGAACAAGATTCAGTCTGAGGCCTATCGAGCGGTTGAGGAGATCCGCGGCGTGGCGGATGCGACCGCCGCCAACATCTATGCCAAGGCATACAATACCGATCTCCAAACCATTGAATTCTATGAATTCACCCGCACGCTGCAGGCCTACAAAGACATCATTTCCGGAGAAACAACCCTCGTTCTTTCAACGGACAGCGACCTCTTCAAGTTCATCAGAACAATGAAAGCGGCTACTCTTTCGGAGACAACTCCGTCTTCGACACCCCCCAATGGGGTTCTGGGAACAAAGGGGCAAGATCAATAGCGACTATCTTCTGTTCACCAGTCATTTGCCTGTCAGATGGACATCTCCGTTCTTGAGAATAGTGTTCAGAGTTGCAAGGCGTCCAACTTGGATCAGCAGAAAAAGGTTCGGTTTGTATCTCGTCAAAGGAGCGGACTGCTATCGGCTCGGAGGGCCTCGTGTATCCAGAAATGTCTAGTCTTTCAGCGGGAAGCTTCCACATTTGGATGACATATGCGTTGGTGATTGTCGCGATCCTTGGGTTTGCGATTGATCGCATTAAAGCTGAAATAACGGCTCTCGTCCTTTTGGTTGCCTTGTTGCTGCTGTTTGAACTCATTCCGTTGAAAAGTCGTGACGGAAAAGTCCTTCTGGATACCAAAGACTTATTGGCGGGATTTGCTAATCCCGCCCTGATCTCTGTACTGGCACTGCTTGTTCTTGGCAATGGTTTGTGGAGAACAGGAGCATTGGACTGGGCAATCAAACAGTTGTTTCAACGAACGGGAAGAAGTTACAAGAGTGCGATTTTCATTTGCTTCTTTGTCGTCTTCATAGCCAGTCCTTTTGTCAATAACACGCCTGTCGTCGTAATCTTTATTCCGATTCTTGAAACCGTGGTTCAGCGGTTTTCTCATTCACCGAGCAGAGTCATGATGCCATTGTCTTTCATCGCCATTCTGGCTGGCATGACGACATTGGTTGGTTCTTCAACCAACTTACTGGTGTCTGGAACCATGGTGGAATTGGGGCTGAAGCCACTTGAATTCTTCGGGTTCTTTGTGCCGGGGCTTGTTCTCGCCGGGGTCGGCCTGATGTATCTCTTGATTGCCACCCCTCTTTTGCTACCGAGGCGATCCTCGCCCGTCCGACGGTTCATATCAGGCAATCATCGAAGATTCATCACACAGTTCACGGTCGGTAACGAAGCGAAGCTGATCGGGGCTCGTATTTGCTTCAACCTTCTGAGAATCCGGGGGGCACGTCTTATTCTTGTACTGAGGGGAGAACAGCGCCTCATTCCGCCCTATCAAGCGCTCGCAATCTGCGAGGGCGATATCCTTATTGTTATGGGAACACACGATGCTTTGGCTGAAGCCCAGACCAAGTTTCCAAAGCTAATGTTTACAACATCAGGCAAGGAGGCTCTTCCTTCCAGCAAACTGGAAAGCAGGGCTTTTCTATCAAACAATCAAATTGTCGTCGAGA
This window of the uncultured Cohaesibacter sp. genome carries:
- a CDS encoding SLC13 family permease; this translates as MTYALVIVAILGFAIDRIKAEITALVLLVALLLLFELIPLKSRDGKVLLDTKDLLAGFANPALISVLALLVLGNGLWRTGALDWAIKQLFQRTGRSYKSAIFICFFVVFIASPFVNNTPVVVIFIPILETVVQRFSHSPSRVMMPLSFIAILAGMTTLVGSSTNLLVSGTMVELGLKPLEFFGFFVPGLVLAGVGLMYLLIATPLLLPRRSSPVRRFISGNHRRFITQFTVGNEAKLIGARICFNLLRIRGARLILVLRGEQRLIPPYQALAICEGDILIVMGTHDALAEAQTKFPKLMFTTSGKEALPSSKLESRAFLSNNQIVVEIMIAPGSQLIGLSLEEANFRSRYGCLVLGVEQNSRIARVLTGRTLLEGDVLVVQGDHESVERLRHHSGVVVLDGTARPLPGIGAAKMAGVIFVGVVLLSVSGILPIAAASILGVALMLLTGVLTLNQAVHALDRQIYLMVGASLALGMAMLKSGAAVYLADGVIGLIGDAGPAVILSMLFLLVALLTNVLSNNATAILLTPVSMGLASGLHTDPLPFALAVLFGANCSFATPIGYQTNLLVMGPGYYRFSDFVRLGLPLIAVLWATFSLFMPWYYGF
- the hflC gene encoding protease modulator HflC, which produces MKITSAILGLVAIALVFAVSGSLYTVSEVEQAIVTQFGKPVGDPIVTAGLKMKVPFIQEVHPIDRRVLEWDGSPSDMPTKDKLYISVDLFARWRIVEPLQYFLRLRDERSAQSRLDDILGSETRNAVAKHELIEIIRTTKDRTPLRDTLLTDEERAQDIGALVPISKGRALVERQIFEAAAEKVGVFGIELLDIRFKRINYNESVRPKIYDRMISERRQIAERFLSEGNGEAARIRGNRVRDLNKIQSEAYRAVEEIRGVADATAANIYAKAYNTDLQTIEFYEFTRTLQAYKDIISGETTLVLSTDSDLFKFIRTMKAATLSETTPSSTPPNGVLGTKGQDQ
- a CDS encoding transglutaminase family protein translates to MRINLGCQLQFSFPQETPMVAVLNVHYSHFGDLERPDFMVSSPSVPLESYRDGFGNWCTRLIAPSGDFELKTDGIFLDKGEPDPIALGAMQFDVQHLPADTLVYLLGSLYCETDLLSEEAWHLFENTAPGWARVQAICDFVNDHVTFGYEHARATRTAFETMTECKGVCRDYTHLAITLCRCLNIPVRYCTGYLSDIGEQAPYPPGDFAAWMEVYLSGRWWVFDPRNNTRRIGRILVARGRDAADVPLTQTFGKNTLMNFTVWANEVQENEGE
- the hflK gene encoding FtsH protease activity modulator HflK, coding for MPDHSNGSNNEGPWNPRGRSNSGNFNALFGQAGSQFGDLFPNGPPSLRNVIIAGALILSALFAWSSYFTVPSDSIAVVQRFGKYSSEVPSGLHFKLPFGIDIATIVPIKRQLKQEFGFTTPGAHDAYQTPTDGRLETEMVTGDLNAALVEWVLQYRISDPVKFLFEVREPRATLRYVSESVMREVVGDRTVDEVITIGRQEIESEALLKMQALSSKYAMGISIDQVQLKNINPPGPVQSSFNEVNQAQQEKERLINEARREYNKVIPLAEGEKDQRIREADGYRLKRVNEAEGDAARFSALYSEYKKAPEVTRRRIYIETMQSVLPGIKSKIVVDQTTGSILPLLNLGSQQGSQP